ATTTTAATGCTTGAGCTTCAAAGCAGCTCCTCCCATAGTTCACACTTTAAAAGACTAATTTCCACACACATCACAAGAGACATATCAGTACTGAAGGTTGGTTTGGAAGAATGTGAGAGAGTCGAAAACAGCATCTCAAATAATGCTCTATTGTATAATATACAGAAGGAAAAGATGTGTTCAGAACTTTAGTTTAAGTAACAGAAAGTTGTGAATACCAATGAGATGCTCTCAGTATATGCCTGCTTCTTGGAGACGTGCCCAGCACCACTCCCTTGTGTTAAGACTACGTGACGTCACTTCCAAGGTTCAAACTGATTTTAAGTAGCAGATCTTCATGAATCACTATCTCCACAGACCATCAAAATGATAAAACCTGATATCACATTTTATCTGCATGGATCATCAAAATGATAGCACCTGATATCACGTTTATCACTGTATGCTTTTTAAGgtataaaagcattttttaaatcatgtgatAAAGTTGATACCATATGCATTGCAACTATTTGTTTTAAACATGTgtttaaaacaaatgtttaaatgcATGGAGTGGAGCTTGctttgtttgtttatccatttcagAATAGACCAAAGCTTAAGGAAGGAGGCTCTTTAAATtctaaagaagacaaaaaatgaGTCAATAATAGTTGGGTTACTAAAAAGTTaggaggacttgcctggtggctcagatggtaaggaatctgcctgaagtgcacgAGACCCAGGTTCACTTCCTCAgaggggaagatcccttggagaagggatagcaacccattccagtattcttgcctggagaattccatgcacagaggagcctggcgggctacagttcatagggtcacagacacgactaagcaactaacaccgcacacacacacacacacacacacatgatttggAACTTCCCCCAGCCACCTCCATGTACCTACCTGTAAGTATGGCAGAGAGAGGAGGATGCAAGGCCAGTAGAAACATTGCATTggcatccctgatagctcagtgggtaaagaatccgcctgcaatgcagtagaccccggGTCAATTccaggttcaggaagatcctttggaaagggaatggctattcactccagtattctggcatggacaattccatggactgtatagtccatgggtttaaaaagagttggccacgattgagtaactttcactttcacacttttcactACAAAACTGTGGGCTCCAAAGTAGGTTTTCCTTCTATAGCTCACACAATATGGGAAAGGAGGGCTATAAGCATATCAAAATATAATGAGGGTGTTGCGGATACTTCAAAGAGAATTACTGCAAAATTTTGAATGTCTGTTAAAGTAAATACTATCCATTGGTCTACAGAGTCTACTCTGTGCTGGTTCTATTGATATCAAAAAAGACATGAGCAGTCACTGTGCATCTGAGAAACTTAAGgaaaattaatatggaaaataCCCATATAATTCAATAATTGTTTGAAGTCCCTGGTGTAAATCCATTAGAAATACTGGGTTTTACCCATTGAAATTTAAGTGATGTAACTAACAGCAATAGATTACCTCTGGGAAATGTATTCAAATAATGAAAACCAAATTTACATTGAATGTTCATCACTGTTATTGAACAAATTCCTCTTGGGATGAATTAAATTGTGCACTGGATGCAATCCCTATGGTCTCTAGTCAGAGTAGAAATACTTCCGGTTCTATAACCATACTATAATTCGGAATTGTCAGGAGTCTAGAAGACTGACAAGGAAAGGGCAGTTTTTCATGTGGTTCTTGGTATGTTCTCCCATtcaaatttctataaaattatacTGAGGATATAGAAAGGACACTctggtggttttgatttccatggaTTTTAGCTGCCAATTATGATTTTAtcatattcaaataaaaaatgactaaaatatgtaataaaatgaaTAGACAAATGCCTAGAAACATTCACCCTTTCAAACCCTTAATTGTAAATTTAAGGGAAAATTGTGGAATTCAGAAGACCAGAACATAGCACCTTTATAATTTACACTTAACTTTTATGTGACTCCTTTACACTTAATGGTAAAGATtttgcctgcaatccaggagacccaggtacaggggtggggaagatcctctggagaatggaatggcaaccagTTCatcttcttacctggagaattccatggacagagaaacttggtgggctatagtccatggggtcgcaaagagtccgacacaactgaagtggctaaCACTTTTACATTTAGAAGGctttaatatatattacacacCTAACGGCCTGGTTATATGATTAGGATAACAACAAGGTAAATACAAACAATAGAGGATGTAATTTAAAGTCATCGTTTTCTCTAAACTTCTATGAAAATCCGGAACTCAAAGTCAGGAAGAAATATTCCATCCATTATGTTGGgttcatgcatgcatgttaagttgctccAGTATGTCAGACTCCTTGCAATcgtatgaactgtagcccaccaggctcctctgtccatggatttctgcagccaaaaatactggagtgggttgccatgtcctcctccaaggaatcttgctaatcatttcaaaacttttagcaaacagaatacaAGTGTGTAGGTTCTCATGTCAGACCGCTGACCCTAGAAATTTCCACAGAGACCTATGCTAGGTAGCTGGATGCTTTTAGGTGTTACTTCTGCACCCTCTGCTCTCTCCACAGATGTCTAGCTCTGAGCCTATAATGAGTGGAAACCAGTCCCTCTGCACCCACTTCACATTTGTAGCATTTTCCTCTCTAGCAGAGTTACAACCTGTGCTCTTCTTTGTGTTCTTAACCATATACTTGTTTACCATGGGAGGAAATCTTCTCATCATTGGCTTGATTTGGGGCACCCCTTCCTTGCACActcccatgtatttcttcctggttaaCCTCTCCTTTCTGGAGATGTGCTATATCACTAGTGTGGTGCCTCAGATGCTGGTGCACTTGCTTGTGGAGACCAAGATCATAAGCGTGGCAAGCTGTGCAGCTCAGATGTATGTATTTAGCATCTTGGGACTGACAGAATGCTGCCTGCTAGCAGCCATGGCTTATGACCGCTTCGTAGCTATTTGCCACCCTCTGCATTACTCTCTCCTGATGGGCCCTGGTGTGTGTCTGAAATTGGCTGCAGCATCTTGGACCACTGGGGTCATGGTAGAATCAGCCCAGACCACATGGATCTTCACTCTGCCCTTCTGTGGAACAGGAAGGATCCAGCACTTTTTTTGTGACATCATGCCTGTAGTGAAACTAGCTTGTGTTGATACCTCCCACAATGAAATTGTGATGTTTGCTATCTCTGTGCTCTTTATCATGACCCCCTGTCTCCTCATTCTGTGCTCCTATGTGCGCATTCTGGTGACCATCCTGAGAATCCCTTCAGCCACTGGCAGAAGCAAAGCTTTCTCCACTTGCTCATCTCATATCCTGGTTGTTTCTCTCTTCTATGGTACTGCCTTGTCCACTTACCTCCAACCAAAGGCAGCACACACTCCAGAAACAGACAAGGCAACTGCACTCATGTACACAGTGGTCACGCCTGCTCTGAATCCAGTTATCTACACCTTGAGGAACAAGGAAGTGAAGGAAGCCTTTCAAAGACTAACACTATGGAGCACTCACAGACAAATGATCTAAACCTGTTTATTACCAAACTATTTAGAAACCCATGTATCTGCCAGAAGTATTTTCTGGATATTTTCCTCCTCCAAATTTCTGGATTCCAGAATAAGCATGATATCCTGGAAGAGAGATAAAAGAAATCTCTTTACTAAACTTGTGTGACATTTTGTTCTGGAGCTTCACAGCAGCTCCTCCATATGTAAACGTTTAAAGAGTCTTTTCTTCATATACcatgagagaaatatcaatactgaCTCTTGGTTTAGTAGAATTACGAGAGGCtccaaaacagaaacatcaaAAATGCCTTTTATATAATGTATGCAAGGAAAAAGTTGTGAACAGATCTTGAGTTTAAGTAATAGAGAGTTGGGGACACCATTGAGATGCTTTCCATTGCATGCTTCTAGGAGACATGCCCCACACAGCTCTCTCATGTTAAGACTACTTGATGTCTCTTCCAAGGCCCAACATGTTTCTGGTTAAGTACAAGAAATCTTCAGTAGTTAGTACCTCCACGTACCTCCAAAATGATAAAATCCTGATATCACCTTTATTACTCTATGCTTTTCAGatattaaagcatttttaaagcattaaatgTAATATTACATTTGCTGcatattgttttaaatatgtgACATGAGTGCAGTGGAGCTTTGTTTACTCATTAAGCCATTTCAGAAGTGGCCAAAGCTGAAGTAAAGAGGCACTTTAAATTCTAAATAAGACAGCAAATGAGTcaaaaataattgcatttattaaaaacatagaaaatcACCCCAGGCACCTCCATGTATCCACCCTTATGTGTGGCAGACTGAGGAGGGTGAAGCAAGTTGGAAATGTTGCACTTACAAAACTGTGGGTTATCAAGGAGATTTTCTTTCTATCTCTCAGAGTAGATAGGAAGGGAGAGCTGCAAGCATATGAAATCATATTCAGGGCAGGAGGGTGTTAAGAGTGCCTCAAAGAGAATTACTGTAGAAACTGGAAGGcctattaaaaggaaaaactggatAAAAGTCTCCACTCTGAAGCTTGCTGAGATGTAGCATCTGGGGCAGCTGAACAACTTCCATCTGAGAGGAGCTTCAGATAACTAAATGTTAAAAACAGGCATTGGTTGTATCCCTTGGAGCTTGGGTGGGGGGTGTGTGGATATAGGAACATAAATGTGAGGGCTGCTTCTTATACAATTACTGCTATCCTTTGAATTGAGGTTCACTGTAGGAatctttaaaaagcagagttagAAACGAATAAAGAATACTTGACAAAATAACCAACTTATGTATAAATTTACAAAATAtgctaatacatatatataaggaaAACTACAAAGTTTTGATGGAAGATATCGAAGAACCAGAAAAATGGAAACCTAATAGCCTTGTACATCAACAATTGAAGCACGTTGTATATTACATCCTATAACTGCCTGGGCCTCACCCAGTAAGGACATTtgcccttttcctctctctcattcCTAACTTACTAATTCACCAGACCACACAGGGTCTAGAAGCTGTTATGTATTGGCTGAgttctgaatttaaaatatgataaactTTTTCAAATtcactatatttcaataatttaaaaaatctgcaagttatttatttatataagtgACAGAGCTAGTTCAGGGAAACAAAAGGGAGAATCAAAAGAGCAAAATTAAACAGTTATTAGAAAAAGTAAAGCCATTTCATAGTTGTGTTCCTAAAGAATTGAGcattctgttacaaatatttgatttttttatgtgAAAGCCAGTGACACACATAGCATTGTTATGTTATATGTTATATCCAGGGTATATGTTATACCCTGGCTTATGTAGAAATTTGAATGGAATCATTTATCATCTCATTATTTTCCAAGTATGAAAATTTAGCAAAAATATGGAGCACCTTATTAATGGCAAACTGGTAATCtcctttataattaatatattgatttataaattcataaaatatgtACACAGAACTTATTCACTTTATGTTCAGAGGTCTTCTTTCACTACTACTTTGAAAATTTCCAGTTACAGTAATAAAAAAGCTTCTAATGCACACTAGAAATATTAAAGTCAAAATTTACTTCTTAGGAGATGTTTGCATTCTGAGAGCACACATAAGGAAACATCAGTATTGGAAGAAGCTGCCATTTCAAAGCAACGGAAAAACAACAGAGGAAGAACAAGTATTAGACATATTTGAAGTGTGTCTTTTTGGTAAAAGTTTACTAGCAAAAAATCTCCTGTAAAGCTTTTGAAGACAGGTATTTTTAAGCCTATTCTGTCCTGAAAAAATCATATTTAGCCATCTCCAGTAAATGATCAATAAGAACACAAAGAACAACTTCTGAAGCTGGCTGATAATATGTAGTCTCTAATATTATATATGGTCCAATGGTATTTAAAATATGCCTTTGTTTCATCTTAATATCAATGCACTAACCACTGACACCCCACAGAaccaatttaaaatttgaaatcaagTTTCTAGTTGATATCTTGCTCAGAAATTCAAGGTATCTCAACTGGATGTGCCCAAAGCAAACTTATAAGTGAACCTCCCTGAAAAATATGTCAAAAGTTTCCATTCTATATCTTAGCACAAACTACTACACCACCCATTCTGTATGGAAGACAGGAGTCTTAGGATTGTCCTTGTAACACAGCTTTCTTTGTCACTATATTCAATCTGTCACAAAATAATGGCAATTACGCACAGGAAACATATGAAAATCCTTCACTTCTCATTTTTCCTGGCATAGTCCAAACTGTCATCATTTTGACCTTTAATTGACctttctggtggctcaatggtaaagaatctgcccaccaagatgtggattcattccctgggtcaggaagattccctagagaagggcaaagcaacccactccagtattctttcctgggaaatcatggacagagaagcctggaaggctatagtccatgggattgcaaaagagtcagacaacatcttaggactgaacaacaacacatccACTAGGAAGGACTGACCTTATTCAGTATGTTCCAAACTATAGTCATGGTGATAGttgcaaattaaaaatttcagtaaACCATAACCATGTCTGAGTGCATACAGTAGGCTCATAAGTTTTAGAATAGAGACTAACATGAAGAACATAGCCAAAAAAGATTGAGCTCCTTTTTGCTCTCACAGACCTCATCTAGCTCCATGCTTTCTGTGTTCTAATTTCAATgactttctttcagtttcttgaCTATCATCTCACCATGCAGACAATGCACATGCTGCTTTATCTCTCTAGAATCTCCCTCTCCAATAACTGTGTTGTTCTTATAACTATTCTTCATCTAATTAATCCAAGTTCTTCAAGTCTCAAATCAATAACCACTTATTTATGAAATCTTCATCTCCATAACTACATATTTTCTTCCTATTACATATTTTATGACACTGTTTAACTTTCTTTGGGTCCCAAgttttctttccatatttatGGTGCTtcagatgtttatttttatttcttttattattaactCACTTGAGATATTCAAATTTATATTCCTTCTCCAAACTGCTTGATATTACCCCTACAGACCttgttattttcagatatttttatatagttaGACAACTAACCATTCTGAAAATGTACTATAGATCTTCACCCTGAGCTACCTCTCCTTAAAAGAGAGtaaatacatgatattttacatgtttcaatgccattctcccaaatcttcccaccctctccctctcccacagagtccataagactgtttcatacatcagcgtcacttttgctgtctcgtacacagggttattgttatcatctttctaaattccatatatatgcgttagtatactgttgaaacaagatgccagtccaggttcaatgcacgatactggatgcttggggctggtgcactgggacgacctggagggatggttatggggagggaggagggaggagggttcaggagggggagcacatgtatacctgtaatggattcattttgatgtttggcaaaactaatacaattatgtaaaatttaaaaataaaataaaattaaaaaaaaaagagtaaataataataattagatcAAATATACGTTTGGCACCTAATCTATGCCAGGCATTGTCCTGAGTGTTTTACAAAGTATACCTCCCTTATACCTCACAACACTGCAATTGGGGTATTATTATTTctactataaaaatgaaaaaattgaggCATAGAGAATTTAAGAAACTTGCCAATGGTAACAACATTTGTAAATGATAAATTCATTATCTTAAATACTATACtactatatattttatctatttttaattgaaggataattgctttacagaattttgttttctgtcaaacctcaacatgaataagctataggtatacatatgtcccctctctcttgatatatttttttcttcaaattacaCATTTATATTCAGTATAACACTTTAACTTAGAGGTGCATGAATGGTGCAGCATTTTCTTCCTGCTTGTTGCAGATatgaagaaaaattattcatAGAACATGCTCAAATTTTTTAGTCAATTATTCATAGGACATTCCCCACGTTATCATAAGCTAGATGTAGCAATGGGACCTGCAGGTATACTGGCAGAGTGCATAACCTGTTCTCAGAAAAATCTAAATACTTAGGACTTGTTCCCAAACATGAGCTTTTGGTTGATAAAGGAAACACAGGATTTAGGAGGTTTAAACTTGAAGAATGAACTGGATAGGGTGAAAAAGTTTCTTTAGCATAAAAGGGAGTAAATAAGAGAAAATCTATATATGGACTGTTAATTCAGTCATATAGTATCCCCACATCAACTGAgtcaatttatatttataatttcaaaatttgataGGAAATTAAACATGTATAAAGTTGTCTGTGTATTTTCGTGACAGTCCACCGACCAtgggctcagttcagtttagtcgctcagtcgtgtcctattctatgctaccccttggactgcagcaagccaggcttccatgtgCATTACCAACaaccaaagcttgctcaaactcatgactattgagtcagtgatgccacccaaccatttcatcctctgtcgtccccttctcctcccaccttcaatctttcctagcatcagggtcttttcaaaggagtcagttcttcgcatcaggtggccaaagtattgaagtttcagcttcagcatcagtccttccaatgaatattcaggactggtttcctttaggattgactggttgggtctccttgcagtccaggggactcacacaagtcttctccaacaccacagttcaaaaatatcaattcttcagggctcagctttctttatagttcaactctcacatccacacatggctactggaaaaaccatagcttcgactagacggacctttgtcggcaaaataatgtctctgctttgtaatatgctatctagattggtcataacttttctcccaaggagcaagcatcttttaatttcatggctgcagtcaccattggcagtgattttggagctgaaaaaaataaagtctgtcactgtttctattgcttccccatcaatttgccatgaagtgatgggacctgttgccatgatcttagttttctgaatgttgagttttaagccagctttttcactctcctctttcactttcatcaaaaggctctttagttcttcttcactttctgccataagggtggtgtagtctgcatatctgaggttatggatatttctccgagcaatcttgattccatcttgtgcttcatccagtgcagcatttcatatgatatattctgcttgtaagttaaataagcagggtgacaatatacagccttgacatactcctttcccaatttggaaccagtctgtttctccatgtccagttctaactgttgcttcttgacctgcatacagatttctcaggagacaggtgaggtggtctggtattgccatttcTTGAACAATTTcttgtagtcaataaagcagaagtagacgtatttctggaactctcttgctttttcaatgatccaacggatgttagcaatttgatctctggtttgtctacctttcctaaatccagcttgaacttctggaagttcatgggtcaGAAGAAAGAAATCTGTTTTAAAGACATTTCACTATCCTTTCGTTTCTATATCCTTTATTAATTTTGATGCATATGAggcattttttgaattttatctcCTTAGCAGTCATTGTCTCTTTGCCTTCTCTTTCATTGGAAAAGCACACCTTCCTGATTCTCAGACTACATGTTAGCACTATAGAATATGGGAGGCTTGTTATCAAGGCCTCAGAAGATATTGACTCAAAATCTGATACACGATCTTGAAAGGTTCAATCAAACTAACTCTTGAGTTTTTATTTAAGCAAACAAGAAGGTGATATCTCTTTTCATTAGACTTGAACTTGGGAATATAGAACTCTGGAGTACCCTAGGACTATAGCACAAGAAAAGAGAGTATTGTGAGTATGATGTCAATGAGAGGAAAACACTGCCTAGAGATGCATATTCTTGAGTCATGATGACTTATAGGCCAGTGAATCTAGCTTTAGtaatacatataattttctaCTGTAGACAATAATGCCCTCCCCTTCTTTTACTATTTGCTTACATCATTCTGAGATGAGGTATTCCTTACCAGTAACTGAAAAATTCAGTAGCTCAAAAGCCATTGTAACTGAAGTTCTAGAGAcatctcttgttgttgtttagtcaccaagtcatgtccaactcttcatgaccccatggactgcagcccacctggcttccctgttcctcaccatctcccggagtttacctaaGTTCATGTTCACttaatcagtgatgtcatccaaccatttcatcctctgtctccctcttctccttctgccttcaatctttcccagcatcagcatcttttccaatgagtcagctgtttgcatagatggccaaattattagagcttcagcttcagcattagtccttccaaagagtattcagggttgatttcctttaagattggtttgatctccttgcttttcaagttgctctcaagagtcttctcaggcaCCATAGTTGGAAAGtgtcaattctctggcactctgccttccttattgtccagctctcacattagtaaatgactactggaaagatgatagctttgactatatggacctttgtcggcaaagtgacatCTTTTTTAAcacacagtctaggtttgtcatagctttactgtCAATAAgtaattgtcttctaatttcatggctacagtcaccatccgcaggTATTTTAGAGACATGGATATCGCAGTTTTTTAACTCTATCTTTTTACTCCCCTAAGAAAGATTATTTCCATGCATTCTTTTTTCTAGCTTTACATATctttaatggttttccctacaaatttcatgaattaaaattgattttaataatTCCATTA
Above is a genomic segment from Bos indicus isolate NIAB-ARS_2022 breed Sahiwal x Tharparkar chromosome 5, NIAB-ARS_B.indTharparkar_mat_pri_1.0, whole genome shotgun sequence containing:
- the LOC109558477 gene encoding olfactory receptor 10C1-like; translation: MSSSEPIMSGNQSLCTHFTFVAFSSLAELQPVLFFVFLTIYLFTMGGNLLIIGLIWGTPSLHTPMYFFLVNLSFLEMCYITSVVPQMLVHLLVETKIISVASCAAQMYVFSILGLTECCLLAAMAYDRFVAICHPLHYSLLMGPGVCLKLAAASWTTGVMVESAQTTWIFTLPFCGTGRIQHFFCDIMPVVKLACVDTSHNEIVMFAISVLFIMTPCLLILCSYVRILVTILRIPSATGRSKAFSTCSSHILVVSLFYGTALSTYLQPKAAHTPETDKATALMYTVVTPALNPVIYTLRNKEVKEAFQRLTLWSTHRQMI